From one Paeniglutamicibacter psychrophenolicus genomic stretch:
- a CDS encoding IS4 family transposase, translated as MPSSHFPAPADQPGLPGAGPPAADPGHCTDAWAPAHLGALTEHLPADLVDEALEATGTRERRIRKLPSRVVVYFVLALALFPHLGYRNVFTKLRLHTTGIAKITDSALTQARRRIGVAPLRRLFEMLRGPAPTTTREGSFFGKYRICAIDGMVLTLPDTPQILTKYTKQRGNHGGTGYPQARVLALVACGTRSIIDAVFGPTSIGETTYTPALLPSMAPGMLVLADRNFASAKLLHRIGEAGPTFWCG; from the coding sequence GTGCCATCCTCTCACTTCCCCGCCCCCGCTGACCAACCCGGCCTTCCCGGAGCGGGACCTCCGGCGGCCGATCCCGGGCATTGCACCGATGCCTGGGCCCCCGCGCACCTCGGTGCCCTGACCGAACACCTCCCCGCCGACCTGGTCGACGAGGCCTTGGAGGCGACCGGCACCCGGGAGCGCCGCATCCGCAAGCTGCCGTCCCGGGTGGTCGTGTATTTTGTGTTGGCGCTGGCGTTGTTCCCCCATCTTGGCTACCGGAACGTGTTCACCAAACTCCGCCTGCACACCACCGGGATCGCCAAGATCACCGACTCGGCACTCACCCAGGCACGGCGCCGCATCGGGGTCGCCCCGCTGCGGCGGCTCTTCGAGATGCTGCGCGGCCCGGCCCCGACCACCACCCGCGAAGGGTCCTTCTTCGGCAAGTACCGGATCTGCGCGATCGACGGGATGGTCCTCACGCTGCCCGACACCCCGCAGATCCTCACCAAATACACCAAGCAGCGCGGAAACCACGGCGGGACCGGATACCCGCAGGCCCGGGTGCTGGCGTTGGTCGCCTGCGGCACCCGCAGCATCATCGACGCGGTCTTCGGACCGACAAGCATCGGGGAAACCACCTACACCCCGGCCCTGCTGCCGTCCATGGCACCGGGCATGCTGGTCCTGGCCGACCGGAACTTCGCCTCCGCCAAGCTGCTGCACCGGATCGGCGAGGCGGGGCCCACTTTCTGGTGCGGGTGA
- a CDS encoding IS110 family transposase, giving the protein MTNENYKVIAGIDTHADTHHVALVTDYGKRLGDRKFLAVGSGYQEIAAYLTSFGAVTAVGVEGTGSYGAELARVLAGQGFTVREVNRPNRAERRLRGKSDPLDAYQAAESVLAERGTSTPKTRDGYVEALRVLRTARTSAMKARTALLNQISGVLTTAAEEVRVRYRGMTSVARAKALAASRPSGDPADPVVATLLTLKRMGTRYRFLSEEIAETDAELAAIVSAHAPELLEVNGVGTVVASQLLVTFGDNPERMESEAAFAALAGVAPVPASSGKTNRHRLSRGGDRQANASLYRIVLVRMANDPRTREYVAKRTEDGLSKKEIIRCLKRYVAREIFRVMKNPRPTPLTNDLRPLRLALGLTQVVAASSLGCWTTAISRIERGLCRDREVVERYRTWLEKQVAESR; this is encoded by the coding sequence ATGACAAATGAGAACTACAAAGTCATCGCCGGCATCGATACCCATGCCGACACCCACCACGTTGCCCTCGTCACTGATTACGGGAAACGGCTCGGGGATCGCAAGTTCCTGGCCGTCGGATCCGGGTACCAGGAGATCGCCGCCTACCTGACTAGCTTCGGTGCCGTCACTGCCGTCGGCGTCGAAGGAACCGGCTCATACGGGGCTGAGCTCGCCCGGGTCCTGGCCGGCCAGGGATTCACCGTCAGGGAGGTGAACCGACCCAACCGCGCCGAGCGCCGACTGCGCGGAAAGTCAGATCCCTTGGACGCCTACCAGGCTGCTGAATCCGTGTTGGCGGAGCGTGGCACTTCCACGCCCAAAACGCGTGACGGGTACGTCGAGGCGTTGCGGGTGCTGCGCACCGCCCGCACCAGCGCGATGAAGGCCCGCACGGCCTTGCTGAACCAGATCAGCGGAGTCCTCACCACTGCAGCGGAGGAGGTCAGAGTCAGATATCGGGGCATGACCAGCGTGGCACGGGCCAAGGCCTTGGCTGCGAGCAGGCCTTCCGGGGATCCTGCGGACCCGGTTGTGGCGACCCTGCTGACGCTGAAGCGGATGGGCACACGGTACCGGTTTCTCAGCGAGGAAATCGCCGAGACCGACGCCGAGTTGGCCGCCATCGTGTCCGCCCATGCCCCGGAGCTTCTGGAGGTCAACGGCGTTGGCACCGTGGTCGCGTCCCAGTTGCTGGTGACCTTCGGGGACAACCCCGAACGCATGGAAAGCGAGGCCGCTTTCGCGGCCCTGGCCGGCGTTGCGCCGGTGCCGGCGTCCTCGGGGAAAACGAACCGCCACAGGCTCTCCCGCGGCGGTGACAGGCAAGCAAACGCTTCGCTTTACCGCATCGTGCTCGTGCGCATGGCCAATGATCCCAGGACGCGCGAATATGTCGCCAAACGCACCGAGGACGGCCTGAGCAAGAAGGAAATCATCCGCTGCCTGAAGCGCTACGTCGCCCGGGAAATCTTCCGTGTCATGAAGAATCCCAGGCCTACCCCGTTGACCAATGACCTACGTCCCCTGCGCCTGGCATTGGGCCTCACGCAGGTGGTGGCAGCTTCCTCCTTGGGATGCTGGACAACCGCGATTTCACGGATTGAGCGTGGTCTGTGCCGGGACCGTGAGGTCGTTGAACGTTACCGGACATGGCTGGAGAAACAGGTCGCGGAAAGCCGTTGA
- a CDS encoding integrase core domain-containing protein, translating into MNKNEPVNARIRLAIAQWPEDAPRGSVTTFCAEHEITRKTFYAIRARARDEGQAAALEPRSRRPKASPTQLTEERKQEALQVRAALESSGLDHGPISVHDKMLSLGMQAPSVASLARIFREKNVARSEPNKKPRASYRRFVYPAPNACWQLDATEYVLAGGRKCVIFQLQDDHSRLAVATHVASGETSEAAIAVVQKGIAARGVPQRLLTDNGAALNPSRRGVEGQLVAYVTSLGVKAITGKPYKPTTQGKNERFHQTLFRWLDKQPLAQSHAELQAQVDQFDHIYNTERPHQGLPGRITPQRSWDATPVAEEPRPSPIPPEANVPEARILGVAQRLTAAAEQEAAASTAGTVNEGAPATVGPERVTGSIIQPSGAGSRTLKAYSNGVVNIGRTIFSLTASMGGRNVIASWDDDGVIFANTEGEVVADYAWPPKGTAYVGISKSRPVLGRDRDSGRLSPKS; encoded by the coding sequence GTGAACAAGAATGAGCCTGTCAATGCCCGTATCCGCCTGGCGATCGCCCAATGGCCCGAGGACGCACCACGCGGGTCGGTGACCACGTTCTGCGCCGAGCACGAGATCACCCGCAAGACGTTCTACGCGATCCGGGCCCGGGCACGCGACGAGGGCCAGGCCGCGGCCCTGGAGCCACGTTCCCGCCGCCCGAAGGCCTCGCCCACGCAGCTCACCGAGGAGCGCAAGCAGGAGGCGCTGCAGGTCCGGGCCGCCCTGGAATCCTCCGGGCTGGACCACGGACCGATCAGCGTGCACGACAAGATGCTGTCCCTGGGGATGCAGGCCCCCTCCGTGGCCTCGCTGGCCCGGATCTTCCGCGAGAAAAACGTGGCACGGTCCGAGCCGAACAAGAAACCCCGGGCCTCGTACCGCCGGTTCGTCTACCCGGCGCCAAACGCCTGCTGGCAGCTGGACGCCACCGAGTACGTGCTCGCCGGCGGACGCAAGTGCGTGATCTTCCAGCTGCAGGACGACCATTCGCGCCTTGCCGTCGCCACCCACGTGGCCTCCGGGGAGACCAGCGAGGCGGCCATCGCGGTCGTGCAAAAGGGCATCGCCGCCCGCGGGGTGCCACAGCGGCTTCTCACGGACAACGGCGCCGCGCTCAACCCCTCGCGGCGCGGGGTCGAAGGGCAACTGGTCGCCTACGTGACCTCGCTCGGGGTCAAGGCGATCACCGGCAAACCGTACAAGCCCACCACCCAGGGGAAGAACGAGCGCTTCCACCAGACCCTTTTCCGCTGGCTGGACAAGCAGCCCCTGGCCCAGTCCCACGCGGAGCTCCAGGCCCAGGTGGACCAATTCGACCACATCTACAACACCGAGCGTCCGCACCAGGGACTGCCCGGGCGCATCACCCCACAGCGGTCGTGGGATGCCACGCCCGTGGCCGAGGAACCCCGGCCCAGCCCGATCCCTCCGGAGGCCAATGTCCCCGAGGCAAGAATCCTGGGCGTTGCCCAACGCCTGACGGCAGCGGCGGAGCAGGAAGCCGCCGCTTCCACCGCCGGCACGGTGAACGAAGGGGCGCCGGCGACCGTTGGGCCGGAGCGGGTCACCGGCAGCATCATCCAGCCCTCCGGCGCCGGGAGCCGGACGCTGAAGGCCTATTCCAACGGCGTCGTCAACATCGGACGAACCATATTCTCCCTGACCGCATCGATGGGCGGACGAAACGTCATTGCGAGCTGGGATGACGACGGCGTCATCTTCGCCAACACCGAAGGGGAAGTCGTGGCCGACTATGCCTGGCCGCCGAAAGGCACGGCCTACGTCGGCATCTCCAAGTCCCGCCCGGTCCTTGGCAGGGACCGGGATTCAGGGCGACTGTCACCGAAGTCCTGA
- a CDS encoding type I restriction endonuclease subunit R has protein sequence MTMQTSFTEADWEALALEQLGDENWRPLHGDEIAPGTHERETWSELFIRPRLLAALRRLNPGVPGQYLQQALAEIVAPGSQDAITENHRIHKMFVEGHRISYLEPDGTEQNPMLRIIGTEETDNDWLAVSQVTLIQGEYHRRFDIVLYCNGMPVSIMELKKAGSKSADVAAAHAQLQTYVREFPLAFRFCVFTFASDGLEAKYGTPFTPLNHFSPWNVDDEGVPVPPGHSVDGEAVLPIETAIAGLYNPTRFLQLLRSYTAFDAGAGGLLKRIAKPHQYFAVTKALGSTIDAVRTHGKAGVVWHTQGSGKSMEMELYTAAVMRHPALKNPTVVLITDRNELDGQLYSGFARSQLLPDTPKQIRRRSELRSELSGRVTGGIYFTTLQKFGRTKGEKDSGTDHPLLSDRKNIIVVVDEAHRSHYDDLDGYARHLRDALPNATLIAFTGTPISFDDRNTRDVFGPYIDVYDLSRAVEDGATVPVYFEPRLIKVQLADGVTQEDLDSAADEATTGLDDTERARIEQSVAVVNAVYGAPERLAELARDLVAHWEGRRDTVAPFIADTKGSPTFGKAMIVGGTREICANLYSAIVALRPDWHSDELDKGKIKVVYSGTASDTPPVIDHVRRDSENNSIKERLKDPGDELELVIVKDMMLTGFDAPPLHTLYLDRPLKGALLMQTLARVNRTFRGKSDGLLVAYAPLAENLAKALAEYTDNDRANKPVGKNVDEAVGLAVELVNQARELLVGYDWRAVLRRPGQKAFLNAVTGAVNYLRDSASPGNATTEDGAQPLAVQYRQVSGQLARAWSLCTGSGKLEELRPEIQVYEEIRVWMGKYDAMDRQERGEPVPEEIQRMLGQLIATATDATGEVLDIYEAAGMPKPSLNDLTPEFIAKTQKARNPQLAIEALRKLVAEESAKTTAHNTIRQRAFSDRITELMNRYTNQQLTSAEVIAELVEMAKEALAEADRGKQFSPPLDYAELTFYDAITQNESAVEVQGEGKLAEIARQLVTVMRRDVRTDWTVREDVRAKLRSSVKRLLILNGYPPDQTPEAIKLVIEQMEAMAMKSAA, from the coding sequence ATGACTATGCAGACCAGCTTTACCGAGGCCGACTGGGAGGCACTCGCGCTCGAGCAGCTCGGCGACGAAAATTGGCGGCCCCTTCACGGGGATGAAATCGCCCCCGGCACCCACGAGCGGGAGACCTGGAGTGAGCTGTTCATCCGACCGCGCCTGCTCGCTGCCCTGCGACGGCTGAACCCGGGAGTCCCAGGTCAGTATCTGCAGCAGGCACTTGCGGAGATAGTGGCTCCCGGGTCACAGGACGCGATTACCGAGAACCACCGCATCCACAAGATGTTCGTGGAAGGGCACCGGATCTCCTACCTGGAACCAGACGGGACCGAGCAAAACCCCATGCTGCGGATCATCGGCACCGAAGAGACCGACAACGACTGGCTTGCCGTCAGCCAGGTCACGCTGATCCAGGGTGAGTACCATCGCCGCTTCGACATCGTGTTGTACTGCAACGGCATGCCGGTGAGCATCATGGAATTGAAGAAGGCCGGTTCCAAGAGCGCCGACGTTGCAGCCGCCCACGCCCAACTGCAGACTTATGTGCGCGAATTCCCGCTCGCCTTCCGATTCTGCGTCTTCACCTTTGCCTCCGATGGGTTGGAGGCAAAGTACGGAACGCCGTTCACCCCGCTGAACCACTTCTCACCATGGAACGTCGACGACGAGGGTGTGCCAGTCCCTCCAGGACACAGCGTCGACGGCGAAGCGGTCCTGCCCATCGAAACCGCGATTGCCGGGCTCTACAACCCCACACGCTTCCTGCAGCTGCTACGCTCCTACACCGCGTTCGATGCCGGGGCCGGCGGCCTGCTCAAGCGCATTGCCAAGCCGCACCAATACTTCGCCGTCACCAAAGCCCTCGGGTCCACCATCGATGCGGTGCGCACACATGGCAAGGCGGGCGTTGTCTGGCACACCCAAGGCTCGGGCAAGTCCATGGAAATGGAGCTATACACCGCGGCCGTAATGCGCCATCCTGCGTTGAAGAACCCGACGGTCGTCCTGATCACGGACCGCAATGAACTCGACGGACAGCTCTACTCGGGATTCGCCCGCTCCCAACTGCTCCCCGACACCCCGAAGCAAATCCGACGCCGGTCCGAGCTGCGCTCCGAGCTCTCCGGCCGGGTCACCGGAGGCATCTACTTCACCACGCTGCAGAAGTTCGGCCGGACCAAGGGCGAGAAGGACTCGGGCACCGATCACCCGCTGCTTAGCGACCGGAAGAACATCATAGTCGTCGTGGACGAGGCGCACCGCAGCCACTACGACGACCTCGACGGATACGCGAGGCACCTGCGCGACGCGCTGCCCAACGCCACGCTGATCGCCTTCACCGGAACCCCCATCTCCTTCGATGACCGCAACACCCGAGACGTGTTCGGCCCCTACATCGATGTCTATGACCTCTCCCGTGCCGTTGAAGACGGTGCTACGGTTCCGGTGTACTTCGAACCGCGCCTGATCAAGGTGCAACTGGCCGACGGCGTGACGCAGGAGGACCTGGATTCCGCAGCGGACGAGGCCACCACCGGGCTGGATGACACCGAACGCGCGCGGATCGAGCAATCCGTTGCAGTGGTCAACGCCGTCTACGGCGCACCGGAACGCTTGGCAGAACTGGCTAGGGATCTGGTGGCCCACTGGGAGGGTCGTCGGGACACCGTGGCCCCGTTCATTGCCGATACCAAGGGAAGCCCGACTTTCGGCAAGGCCATGATCGTCGGCGGAACCCGCGAGATCTGCGCCAACCTCTATTCGGCCATCGTGGCCCTGCGCCCCGACTGGCACTCGGACGAGCTGGACAAGGGCAAGATCAAGGTCGTGTATTCGGGGACCGCGTCCGATACCCCACCCGTCATCGACCACGTCCGCCGCGACTCGGAAAACAACTCCATCAAGGAACGGCTCAAGGATCCGGGAGACGAGCTGGAACTCGTGATCGTCAAGGACATGATGCTCACCGGGTTCGACGCCCCTCCCCTGCACACCCTCTATCTGGACCGCCCGCTCAAGGGCGCCCTGCTGATGCAGACGCTCGCCCGCGTGAACCGCACGTTCCGCGGCAAGTCGGACGGACTGCTGGTGGCCTACGCACCCCTGGCAGAGAACCTCGCCAAGGCGCTGGCCGAGTACACCGACAACGACCGGGCGAACAAGCCGGTCGGAAAGAACGTTGATGAGGCCGTGGGCCTTGCGGTGGAACTGGTGAACCAGGCCCGCGAGCTGCTGGTCGGCTACGACTGGCGCGCGGTGCTGCGCAGGCCAGGGCAGAAAGCGTTTCTGAATGCCGTCACCGGTGCGGTCAACTACCTGCGCGATTCGGCCAGCCCAGGCAACGCCACAACCGAGGACGGGGCACAGCCCTTGGCTGTCCAGTACCGCCAGGTGTCCGGGCAGCTCGCCCGGGCATGGTCGTTGTGCACGGGCTCCGGAAAGCTCGAGGAGCTGCGGCCGGAAATCCAGGTCTACGAGGAAATCCGGGTCTGGATGGGCAAGTACGACGCCATGGACCGGCAGGAACGCGGCGAGCCAGTGCCGGAAGAGATCCAGCGGATGCTTGGCCAATTGATTGCAACGGCGACGGACGCCACCGGGGAAGTCTTGGACATCTACGAGGCAGCTGGCATGCCCAAACCATCGCTGAATGACTTGACTCCGGAATTCATTGCCAAGACCCAGAAGGCACGGAACCCGCAGCTGGCCATCGAAGCGCTGCGCAAGCTGGTGGCTGAGGAGTCCGCGAAGACTACCGCGCACAACACCATCCGGCAACGTGCGTTCTCGGATCGCATCACCGAGCTAATGAACAGGTACACCAACCAGCAACTCACTTCCGCAGAGGTCATCGCGGAGCTCGTGGAGATGGCAAAGGAAGCACTTGCCGAGGCTGATCGCGGCAAGCAGTTCTCTCCCCCGTTGGACTATGCGGAGCTGACGTTCTACGACGCCATCACGCAGAACGAGTCCGCCGTCGAGGTCCAGGGTGAGGGCAAGCTCGCCGAGATCGCGCGGCAGTTGGTGACGGTCATGCGACGTGACGTCCGCACCGACTGGACTGTTCGCGAGGACGTCCGAGCCAAGCTCCGGTCCTCCGTGAAACGGCTGCTGATCCTCAATGGCTATCCGCCGGATCAGACGCCAGAGGCGATCAAGCTAGTCATCGAGCAGATGGAAGCCATGGCCATGAAATCTGCAGCCTGA
- a CDS encoding restriction endonuclease subunit S, protein MTTPDHWIIRTVDDLCLRVTSGGTPNRSNPEYYEPATIPWVKTGDLTDAFIRDYGERISEDGVRASSAKVLPPNTVLMAMYGATVGMLGMLIEEATCNQAACAMIANPNICDPRWLFYALLNDRDFIVSQATGAAQQNLSGKTIRQFEYSTPPLYEQKAIAEILGALDDKIAANTKLVNTADEWVRAEYDRMANSSDEKRTIADLVTHRRNAADPALFEVHVPYVGLEHIPRRSMWLATHGTSDEVSSNKSHFQPGDILFGKLRPYFHKVVTAPKAGICSTDILVLTSINETLSGYALASLSHDSVVQAVTAASEGTRMPRTSWKDLSNVEVPWPGQIAAATLSARVQTVRSFVIGVLSESQTLAATREALLPQLMSGNLQVKEAEQVVATAI, encoded by the coding sequence GTGACGACGCCTGATCACTGGATCATACGAACCGTAGATGATCTTTGTCTCCGAGTAACGAGCGGGGGCACTCCAAACCGTTCGAATCCTGAATACTACGAACCCGCGACAATCCCGTGGGTCAAGACAGGCGACTTAACAGACGCTTTTATCCGGGACTACGGCGAACGCATTTCTGAGGATGGCGTCCGCGCATCGTCCGCAAAAGTACTTCCGCCGAACACGGTTCTCATGGCCATGTATGGGGCAACCGTCGGAATGCTCGGCATGCTCATTGAAGAAGCAACGTGTAACCAAGCGGCGTGTGCGATGATTGCAAACCCTAATATTTGTGACCCTCGATGGCTATTCTACGCGCTACTTAACGATCGCGATTTTATCGTTTCTCAGGCGACGGGTGCCGCTCAGCAAAACCTAAGCGGGAAAACAATTCGCCAATTTGAGTACTCCACGCCTCCCCTATATGAACAAAAAGCGATTGCTGAAATCCTCGGCGCCCTTGACGACAAGATCGCCGCGAATACGAAGCTAGTGAACACCGCCGACGAATGGGTTCGGGCCGAGTACGACAGGATGGCCAACTCAAGTGACGAGAAGCGCACCATAGCGGATCTAGTTACTCATCGACGAAACGCAGCCGACCCGGCATTATTTGAAGTCCACGTTCCGTATGTTGGCCTCGAGCATATTCCTCGGCGTTCCATGTGGCTCGCGACCCATGGAACGTCCGATGAAGTCAGCAGCAATAAAAGCCATTTCCAGCCTGGAGATATCCTTTTCGGAAAGCTTCGTCCTTACTTCCACAAGGTTGTCACTGCACCTAAAGCAGGAATTTGTTCTACCGACATTCTTGTACTTACTTCGATCAATGAGACCCTCTCGGGCTACGCTTTGGCGTCGCTCTCCCACGACAGCGTTGTGCAGGCAGTCACCGCCGCCAGCGAAGGCACCAGAATGCCTCGCACAAGCTGGAAGGATCTGTCCAACGTCGAAGTGCCATGGCCAGGTCAGATCGCCGCGGCAACCTTAAGCGCCAGGGTCCAAACAGTTCGCTCGTTTGTGATCGGTGTTCTATCCGAGAGCCAGACGCTTGCTGCCACTCGCGAGGCACTGCTTCCCCAGCTCATGTCGGGCAATCTCCAAGTCAAGGAAGCCGAACAGGTCGTGGCGACAGCGATCTAG
- a CDS encoding N-6 DNA methylase: MPPKKKVETAPSTMKELKDTLWKAADKLRGSMDASQYKDVILGLVFLKYVSDAFEERRGQLAEELAADGMNEVQIDQLIDDTDEYTGRGVFWVPDNARWNYLAENAKGLPAMDGGAPKNIGELVDAAMDSVMNTNPSLAATLPKLFNRDSVDQRRLGELIDLFNSARFTGQGSGRARDLLGEVYEYFLEKFARAEGKRGGEFYTPAGVVRVLVEVLEPTSGRVYDPACGSGGMFVQTEKFLDSHNADRTSISVYGQELNERTWRMAKMNLAIHGLNANLGPRWQDTFARDVHPDMEADYIMANPPFNIKDWARNESDPRWRYGVPPANNANYAWIQHIISKLAPGGTAGVVMANGSMSSNSNGEGQIRAQLVEADLVACMVALPTQLFRSTAIPVCTWFFVKDKTAGEHGSVERTGQVLFIDARNLGHMVDRAERALSDEDIAKIANTFHAWRGSASADGMEYNDEAGFCYSATLAEIKEADYALTPGRYVGAVDVEDDGEPIEEKIERLKNELFEQFDESDRLALVVREQMGRIS, encoded by the coding sequence GTGCCTCCGAAGAAGAAGGTTGAGACAGCACCCTCAACCATGAAGGAACTCAAGGACACCCTCTGGAAGGCGGCGGACAAGCTCCGCGGTTCCATGGATGCATCCCAGTACAAGGACGTGATCCTTGGCCTGGTGTTCCTGAAGTACGTTTCCGATGCCTTTGAGGAACGTCGCGGGCAGTTGGCCGAAGAGCTTGCAGCAGATGGCATGAATGAAGTCCAGATCGACCAGCTCATTGATGACACCGATGAGTACACCGGACGCGGTGTGTTCTGGGTTCCGGACAACGCCCGTTGGAACTACTTAGCGGAAAACGCTAAGGGACTGCCTGCCATGGATGGCGGTGCTCCCAAGAACATTGGTGAGCTCGTGGATGCCGCCATGGATTCGGTTATGAACACGAACCCTTCTCTGGCGGCAACCCTGCCAAAGCTCTTCAATCGCGACAGCGTGGACCAGCGTCGCTTGGGTGAATTGATTGACCTGTTCAACTCGGCCCGATTCACGGGCCAGGGTTCCGGACGTGCCCGCGACCTGCTCGGCGAAGTTTACGAATACTTCCTGGAAAAGTTCGCCCGCGCCGAAGGAAAACGCGGAGGGGAGTTTTACACCCCCGCCGGCGTTGTCCGCGTTCTGGTCGAAGTCCTCGAACCGACAAGTGGCCGCGTCTACGATCCTGCCTGCGGCTCTGGCGGCATGTTCGTACAGACCGAGAAGTTCCTTGATTCCCATAATGCGGATCGCACTTCGATCTCCGTCTACGGGCAGGAACTCAACGAACGCACATGGCGGATGGCGAAGATGAACCTTGCCATTCACGGGCTCAATGCGAATCTGGGTCCGCGTTGGCAAGATACCTTCGCCCGGGATGTACACCCGGACATGGAAGCCGACTACATCATGGCCAACCCACCGTTCAACATCAAGGACTGGGCCCGCAACGAGTCCGACCCGCGCTGGCGCTACGGTGTCCCTCCGGCAAACAACGCCAACTACGCATGGATCCAGCACATCATTTCCAAGCTGGCACCGGGCGGCACCGCCGGCGTGGTCATGGCCAACGGTTCAATGTCCTCAAACTCTAATGGCGAGGGGCAGATCCGGGCTCAGCTTGTGGAAGCCGACTTGGTTGCCTGCATGGTCGCACTGCCGACCCAACTCTTCCGTTCTACCGCAATCCCGGTATGCACCTGGTTCTTTGTGAAGGACAAGACCGCCGGCGAGCACGGCTCGGTCGAACGCACCGGACAGGTTCTGTTTATCGACGCACGGAACCTGGGTCACATGGTGGACCGCGCCGAACGTGCCTTGAGCGACGAGGACATCGCGAAGATCGCCAACACCTTCCACGCGTGGCGCGGCAGTGCGTCAGCTGATGGCATGGAATACAACGACGAGGCCGGCTTCTGTTATTCGGCCACACTTGCAGAGATTAAGGAAGCGGACTACGCGCTCACCCCAGGACGCTACGTAGGAGCGGTCGATGTGGAAGACGACGGCGAGCCGATCGAAGAGAAGATCGAGCGGCTGAAGAACGAACTGTTTGAGCAGTTCGACGAATCCGATCGTCTGGCGCTTGTCGTGCGCGAGCAGATGGGGAGGATATCGTGA
- a CDS encoding TM2 domain-containing protein, with amino-acid sequence MSTTNSYQGYPQQPMQGYAPPAPRKSFIATWLFALFLGVFGVDRFYLGKVGTGLLKLFTIGGLGVWVLVDLILVLAGKQRDKSGAPLDGYDKSKTVAWIVTGVLIVISAVFGQTSSGGTAGAGLPSPDTAPVQQAPAAAPAAKEAPAPAKQEKKWTKVTTLKGSNDKASGVFELTGAEARLTYDFAGKGSFLLGSVYLEEEGVDLMTDGGIPLLMLDKAEKSSTALHKKAGNYYLDVNAAGFAGWTITVEEKR; translated from the coding sequence ATGAGCACCACCAATTCCTACCAGGGATACCCCCAGCAGCCGATGCAGGGCTACGCGCCGCCGGCACCGCGCAAGTCGTTCATTGCCACCTGGCTCTTCGCACTGTTCCTTGGCGTCTTCGGCGTCGATCGCTTCTACCTCGGCAAGGTCGGCACCGGCCTGCTGAAGCTGTTCACCATCGGTGGACTTGGAGTCTGGGTACTGGTCGACCTGATCCTGGTGCTGGCAGGCAAGCAGCGCGACAAGTCCGGGGCACCCCTGGACGGGTATGACAAGAGCAAGACCGTCGCTTGGATCGTCACCGGCGTGCTGATCGTTATCAGCGCCGTCTTCGGCCAGACCTCGTCGGGCGGAACAGCCGGTGCCGGTCTTCCTTCACCCGACACCGCACCTGTTCAACAGGCACCTGCTGCCGCACCGGCCGCGAAGGAAGCGCCCGCACCTGCCAAGCAGGAGAAGAAATGGACAAAGGTCACCACCCTCAAGGGTTCCAACGACAAGGCCAGCGGGGTCTTTGAACTGACCGGAGCCGAAGCACGACTGACCTACGACTTCGCCGGCAAGGGCAGCTTCCTGCTTGGCAGCGTGTACCTGGAAGAAGAAGGCGTGGACCTCATGACAGATGGCGGTATTCCGCTGCTGATGCTCGACAAGGCGGAGAAATCCAGCACCGCGTTGCACAAGAAGGCCGGAAACTACTACCTCGACGTCAATGCTGCCGGCTTTGCCGGATGGACCATTACCGTTGAGGAAAAGCGCTAG